A genome region from Oenanthe melanoleuca isolate GR-GAL-2019-014 chromosome 2, OMel1.0, whole genome shotgun sequence includes the following:
- the LOC130249702 gene encoding feather keratin B-4-like, with product MACNSLCRPCGPTPLANSCNEPCALQCQDSRVIINPSPVLVTLPGPIMTSFPQSTAVGSTSSAAVGTELSVQGQPISGGFGGFGFGLGYGRGFGYGLGCGYGLGGLGCYGRRGGYNC from the coding sequence ATGGCCTGCAACAGCCTCTGCCGACCCTGCGGACCCAccccgctggccaacagctgcaacgagccctgtgccctgcaatgcCAGGACTCCCGCGTCATCAtcaacccttcccctgtgctggtcaccctgccaggacccatcatgacctccttcccccagagcaccgCCGTCGGATCCACCTCCTCGGCTGCCGTGGGCACTGAACTcagtgtgcagggacagcccatctCTGGGGGATTTGGTGGCTTTGGCTTTGGGCTTGGCTATGGCCGTGGATTTGGCTacgggctgggctgtggctatGGTCTGGGAGGCCTGGGCTGCTATGGCAGAAGGGGCGGCTACAACTGCTAA
- the LOC130249761 gene encoding feather beta keratin-like — protein MACNSLCRPCGPTPLANSCNEPCALQCQDSRVIINPSPVLVTLPGPIMTSFPQSTAVGSTSSAAVGTELNAQGQPISGGFGFGLGYGRGFGYGLGGLGCYGRRGGYNC, from the coding sequence ATGGCCTGCAACAGCCTCTGCCGGCCCTGCGGACCCAccccgctggccaacagctgcaacgagccctgtgccctgcaatgcCAGGACTCCCGCGTCATCAtcaacccttcccctgtgctggtcaccctgccaggacccatcatgacctccttcccccagagcaccgCCGTCGGATCCACCTCCTcggctgctgtgggcactgaactcaatgcccagggacagcccatctCTGGGGGATTTGGCTTTGGCCTTGGCTATGGCCGTGGATTTGGCTATGGGCTGGGAGGTCTGGGCTGCTATGGCAGAAGGGGTGGCTATAACTGCTGA
- the LOC130249766 gene encoding feather beta keratin-like has product MACNNICTPCGPTPLANSCNEPCALQCQDSRVIINPSPVLVTLPGPIMTSFPQSTVVGSTSSAAVGTELNAQGQPISGGFGFGFGYGLGGLGCGFGYGLGGLGCGYGRRGGYIC; this is encoded by the exons ATGGCCTGCAACAACATCTGCACACCCTGCGGACCCAccccgctggccaacagctgcaacgagccctgtgccctgcaatgcCAGGACTCCCGCGTCATCAtcaacccttcccctgtgctggtcaccctgccaggacccatcatgacctccttcccccagagcaccgTCGTTGGATCCACCTCCTCGGCTGCCGTGGGCACTGAACTcaatgcccagggacagcccatctCTGGGGGATTTGGCTTTGGCTTTGGCTATGGGCTGGGAGGCCTGGGCTGTGGCT TTGGCTATGGGCTGGGAGGCCTGGGCTGTGGCTATGGCAGAAGGGGTGGCTACATCTGCTAA
- the LOC130249767 gene encoding feather beta keratin-like, translating into MACNSLCRPCGPTPLANSCNEPCALQCQDSRVIINPSPVLVTLPGPIMTSFPQSTVVGSTSSAAVGTELNAQGQPISGGFGFGLGYGLGGLGCGYGRRGGYIC; encoded by the coding sequence ATGGCCTGCAACAGCCTCTGCCGACCCTGCGGACCCAccccgctggccaacagctgcaacgagccctgtgccctgcaatgcCAGGACTCCCGCGTCATCAtcaacccttcccctgtgctggtcaccctgccaggacccatcatgacctccttcccccagagcaccgTCGTCGGATCCACCTCCTCGGCTGCCGTGGGCACTGAACTcaatgcccagggacagcccatctCTGGGGGATTTGGCTTTGGCCTTGGCTATGGGCTGGGAGGCCTGGGCTGTGGCTATGGCAGAAGGGGTGGCTACATCTGCTAA
- the LOC130249768 gene encoding feather beta keratin-like, which translates to MACNSLCRPCGPTPLANSCNEPCALQCQDSRVIINPSPVLVTLPGPIMTSFPQSTAVGSTSSAAVGTELNAQGQPISGGFGFGFGYGLGFGFGLGYGLGGLGCGYGRRGGYIC; encoded by the exons ATGGCCTGCAACAGCCTCTGCCGACCCTGCGGACCCAccccgctggccaacagctgcaacgagccctgtgccctgcaatgcCAGGACTCCCGCGTCATCAtcaacccttcccctgtgctggtcaccctgccaggacccatcatgacctccttcccccagagcaccgCCGTCGGATCCACCTCCTCGGCTGCCGTGGGCACTGAACTcaatgcccagggacagcccatctCTGGGGGATTTGGCTTTGGCTTTGGCTATGGGCT GGGATTTGGCTTTGGCCTTGGCTATGGGCTGGGAGGCCTGGGCTGTGGCTATGGCAGAAGGGGCGGCTACATCTGCTAA
- the LOC130249769 gene encoding feather beta keratin-like translates to MACNSLCRPCGPTPLANSCNEPCALQCQDSRVIINPSPVLVTLPGPIMTSFPQSTAVGSTSSAAVGTELNAQGQPISGGFGFGLGYGLGGLGCGYGRRGGYIC, encoded by the coding sequence ATGGCCTGCAACAGCCTCTGCCGACCCTGCGGACCCAccccgctggccaacagctgcaacgagccctgtgccctgcaatgcCAGGACTCCCGCGTCATCAtcaacccttcccctgtgctggtcaccctgccaggacccatcatgacctccttcccccagagcaccgCCGTCGGATCCACCTCCTCGGCTGCCGTGGGCACTGAACTcaatgcccagggacagcccatctCTGGGGGATTTGGCTTTGGCCTTGGCTATGGGCTGGGAGGCCTGGGCTGTGGCTATGGCAGAAGGGGCGGCTACATCTGCTAA